One Gimesia aquarii DNA segment encodes these proteins:
- a CDS encoding Gfo/Idh/MocA family protein → MNSSNQITRRTMLQKAALSAAGIWVAGNSTQAESRSANEKLNIACIGLGNQGNANLGLVSSQNIVALCDVDDARTAKYAAQYPKAKTFADFRLMLDKLEKEIDAVVVTTPNHSHATIAINAMRRGKHCYCEKPLAHSIHEVREMNRVANEENVVTQMGTQNHAGENYRRTVELIQSGAIGGVKQVHVWFGRPGGWRRYKRVVDRPQESQPIPKTLNWDLWVGPAPMQNFHPCYHPHDWHYWWDFGNGTLGNMGCHYMDLIFWSLNLKYPTTVETKGPKLHPDSTPFWLDCHWQFPARESMPPVEVVWYHGRNTPQPVLDLGGPSWAAGILFVGEKGMLAADYNKRILLPEEKFVGFKPPEKTIPDAIGNQRMEWYEACKGNGKTLCHFDYAAPLTETILLGNLAFRVGQKIDWDAEKMDAANTTAAAQYIQREYRTGWTL, encoded by the coding sequence GCGCACAATGTTGCAAAAAGCGGCACTGAGCGCTGCCGGAATATGGGTTGCAGGGAATTCAACCCAGGCGGAAAGTCGTTCTGCGAACGAAAAACTGAATATTGCCTGCATCGGCCTGGGTAATCAGGGAAATGCCAACCTGGGGTTAGTTTCCAGTCAGAATATTGTGGCACTCTGTGATGTCGATGATGCCCGCACAGCGAAGTATGCTGCTCAATATCCAAAAGCGAAAACATTTGCCGACTTTCGTCTGATGTTGGACAAGCTGGAGAAAGAAATCGACGCTGTTGTCGTTACGACTCCCAACCATTCCCATGCGACAATCGCCATCAATGCCATGCGACGCGGCAAGCATTGTTATTGTGAAAAACCACTGGCGCATTCGATTCATGAAGTACGCGAAATGAATCGTGTGGCAAATGAAGAAAATGTCGTCACGCAAATGGGAACACAGAACCATGCCGGCGAAAACTATCGTCGAACGGTGGAACTGATTCAGTCAGGCGCCATTGGTGGTGTCAAGCAGGTTCATGTCTGGTTTGGACGACCCGGAGGCTGGCGACGTTATAAACGCGTCGTGGACCGCCCCCAAGAATCACAGCCGATTCCGAAAACCCTGAATTGGGATTTGTGGGTTGGCCCGGCGCCCATGCAGAATTTTCACCCCTGTTACCATCCCCACGACTGGCATTACTGGTGGGACTTTGGAAATGGCACACTCGGAAACATGGGCTGTCATTATATGGATTTAATTTTCTGGTCTCTCAACCTCAAATATCCGACGACAGTTGAGACGAAGGGACCAAAACTTCATCCCGATTCAACACCGTTCTGGCTCGATTGTCATTGGCAATTTCCCGCACGTGAATCCATGCCACCCGTTGAAGTCGTCTGGTATCATGGGCGTAATACGCCACAACCGGTGTTGGACCTGGGAGGACCCTCATGGGCAGCTGGGATTTTGTTTGTGGGTGAGAAGGGGATGCTGGCCGCCGACTACAATAAACGCATTCTGTTGCCCGAAGAAAAATTTGTTGGCTTCAAACCGCCTGAAAAAACGATCCCCGACGCGATTGGCAACCAGCGGATGGAGTGGTACGAAGCCTGTAAGGGGAATGGAAAAACGCTCTGTCACTTCGATTACGCGGCTCCCTTGACCGAAACGATTCTTCTGGGAAACCTGGCGTTTCGAGTCGGCCAGAAAATTGACTGGGATGCAGAAAAAATGGATGCGGCGAATACAACCGCAGCAGCACAATACATTCAACGGGAATATCGCACAGGCTGGACACTCTAA